The window ATACGGGGGGATAAAcctaatgtaattttttttaatttttgactatAATCTAGCActttattttcgtttttaataaaatttagaaaatgattatttttatatggtaaatctaaaaattattctttcttAAATTAGGTCATAGCCACCagcaacattttgtttttttttttaaatatcttaacttttttatacttggcaattttttaaattaaaatataaattgtgcAACAGTTTTACTTGAAAAATACTGCCAAAAATTTCGCTACGATTACCTCTTTAagagatatttacatttaaagttttcaatgtgCTCaagataacattttatttttctactctaagttaaaatataaataattagtaGTCTATGCTGACAAGATGAATTGTATACAACATTTAATATTGTATAGGAGATTTATAATTATACCATACAATAATATTGCGTAGGAAGTGAAAGACCTTGGCCCGTAAGAAATCCAGACTTCAAACCATTAGATTTTTGCATATGggaataaatgaaattaattgctTACGAAAATACAATAAACACAAGACAGCAATTAATGGTAAAAGTATTAACTGTTGCATTTCGaaataagcaaatatttttaccaaatttttcaaaattcggcAATCTCTCCGTAAAAGAGTTTTACAACGTATTGAGAGAAATGGAGGTCATGTCGATTATTTACTggcaaatattcataatttttatttatccttTGAATAATATAAAGCAGTTTAAATAGTTTATGAATATCATTTGTTTGAGTGCATTGAAGATGTCTTTTAAGCAAAACTGTTCTTACAATgcatgttttaaataaaaattaaattatgccaagcCTAAAAAAGTTACGAAGTTTACAAACTAAACAAGATGCTGCTGGTGGCGCCTTAtttggcataatttaaaaaaggttaattttaaaatttgccatataaaaaattaatcatattcccaaattttgttaaaaactaaaaataactactaaatttatagcaaaaaaaaaattgtgaaaaaactTGATACCCTGTACCTTTGAcatctcattttttttaaggaaccTGCTCctaaattatttaccattatttatggaACAtcctatttatataatttttttttataatttagattatatgtaaatttttgttttcttttatttctgtattttttagtTAGTTACCTTAGTTAGTTATTTTCTCTCGCTATTTTATGCCAGTGAATattctttacatattattaCATTTCCAATGTATTTGTAAGAgcataaaaaatagatatataatttttaataagtaactTTAAATGAGTAATTTATgcctaattaaataatatcttttttaggTATCAATAAATcttcttctgaaaaaaaaatttattcattttacgTATTACATTTTAATCATATGACGGTTTTTCTAGGCTTCGTTTGTACACGCGTTCGATCGAATAATTTTCTTAGCGTATTTTTCTAAACTCTTGGAGCAtgtgcaatttatttttatcttttccaTGTTAACAGTCCGCACTTTTTTCACTATTTCAGCAGATATGCAGCGTAgtttataattaaatgaaaGATTTAGAGTTCCAACTGATAAACTGGACAATAGTTCGTCTGGTAAATATGTCAGTTGATTTTTCGCTAGACTTATTATTTCAATGATTGCTAATTCATTGAAAACATTCTTATCTAACTCGGTTAATTTATTGCGGTCAAGGTAAAGCTGACCTAATTGTTTTATTCCAGAAAATGCCTTTGGatcaattttgataatattatttttgcttagGAAGAGTTTTAAATCCGTTTTTTGTCCTGATtcaattagatttttaaaagcatttgcTGGTAGTTCTGTTATCTTGTTCCTTCTTGCAAATATTAGGGTTAATGAGGGGGTGTTTTTGAACCATTGACTATCCCATGCGGAGATTTTATTCGAGTTTAACTTGATTTTTTGCAACAGCGTCATATCATCAAAAGCCCCACTTTCAATAACACTTATATCATTTTTGTTTAGATATAAGTAGGTTaaacttaacgaattaaacACACCCGTCTTAATATGCTTAATCccattctcttttaaatttaacttagaAATGTTGGGTAAATTATTGAAAGCTCCTGGTAAAACATCAACAATGCCACTGGAACTAATACTAAGATATTTCAGCTTAACTAAATCATGAACAGCATTCACATACAAAACCGGAATTCTACCTCCGATACGTAAATATTCACTATCAGGAAAATCACTTGGACCAATACTTGACACATTTTTCACGTTAGTTTTGTTACCTTTTCTGGATTGCTTGTACCAACCTGTTGAGAAAAGTGGACTATTTTGATTAGAAATCGCACTTAAAACggaaattaaaatacttaaaactggCACGATTATTAATCGCATGGCTTTGTGATTTCAGGCTTCACGAGATAAATTTCGAATTTGACGCTTTCAAAACTTTTGTTTGTGGTTTGAGGATTGTTTTAATAGAGCCGGACTTGTGTAAATGTTTTTTCGtaatctttaatagcaaaaattattaaatttttaatagcttCTGTATTTTGGTAAATAAGCAATTTGTTgccaaaaaattccatatataaataaaattatgttatggTAAATACAAGAATGCCAATGGGCTACATGtgatatgaaataaattagGAGCAGAGTTGCAAAACGCAGTTTGTCCAAATTTTTATCATTCTATCATTTCACATCACTTGGACGTTCAAATCGAATTttgtaccatttaaaatatattgcgaAAATCCCCTAGGCATGCAAAATGCATTTAGTCCATCACCTTTAgacaaacaaaaagtattttgtcCACAAGACAAATAAATCGCGTTTGCTCCAGATGTAAACATGTTAGTTTCATAACCTAATTTCTGTCGGTGTGGTTTTAGTTTATGTACAagtattttgtgtttgtttCATAACTTTTTCGTCAAGTTTAAATCACAATGGAGTCTGTAGATGGTGAGCATATTGTTGGTGATAGTGACCGGGGTAGCCGAAAGCGACAAATTAATTTAACCCTTAAATGCATTTCGTTGACTTTTGGCAACATATTTTTCCCAATAACGAACGAGTTTAGGTAGGAAATTCAGCGCGCTGCATCGTGTAGTCAATTGTTTACATACCATCGCATGAAACAATCGGGGATCTAGGTGTACAGGCTCAAACTTGTAGCGGAATATAATCAGCTGTTTGACGTATTCAGCAGGACGCTTAGTAAATAGAATTTAGTGTGTCGTTTACTTGAGAAAAATAAGAGCTACACTGttcaaaaattgtgttttataaaGAGTAAGgtatgtattttatttcaataaatcgtagtttcaaaatagtttttatatttcttctaaataggCGATTTTCTTATGTTGCTTTTTGTCTACATTATGCATTCGGCAGCTAAATCTGACATCACGCTTTGTTGCGTTTCGGCAACAATATGCATTTTgggtataaatattaatataatttttttttttacagtttttttggTTCAGGGCCCGGTCAAGTCTTTGATGCTGAATCTCGATCGAGTTATGAAGATGTTTGGCTTCATTTAAGTCCAGTGAGCTTAATTCTAAATTATTGAAGAGAACTGGTGTAGCTTCATTACTAGGCGGTGATAGGTTGATTTGAGGTAGTTCGATGTTTTTGTAATGGGTTTCTGGATCCTTGAAATTTTTGATGACAATGTTTCCGACACGAAGTTCACAAGTAGAATCCAGTTCTACGATGTAGGTGCCATTTAATGGGATATTGTCTTTATTGAAACCACAAGTCTGGATAGCTGCAAGAGGTCGAGGTACGATTAGCATCCATTATCCTTCTTCCAGTTTTTCTGCGTTGTTGGTGGTAATTTGGTGGTAATTGGTGGTAAAGTGATCAACGACGTTCCAAAAAGATTCTATCGGAGCAAGCCTTGCATGATTATTGGGAAAACTTTACAGGTCAGGAAAGTGACGATGAAGTTGAGAGCGACTCGAAAAGCTTGGAGGATAGAACCTACAACCCTCAGGAAGATTTTATTGAAGAGTCTATAAGCGACAGCGAAGAAGAGATAACTATAGAAAATGAGTCAAACGATATTGATTTCAGTTTGCCATCTTGCTCCAAGCAGCAAGACCCACCTTCTAATAAAAAACCAGTAAAAGgtgtaaaacataaaaaaaacatcaccTGGAAGCGGAAGTGTTTGGAGCTAAATGAGGATCAGTTACGCTTTCAGGGAACTACAAAACTGGATGATAACATCATGCAGCTGGATACCCCGTATCaattttttagctattttttttctgaagatCTAATAAACAAGATTGTACAACAAACGAATCTTTATAGCTTTCAAGCAAAACCAGAAAGGCCTCCGACATTTACGGATGTTGACATCCGGCAGTATGTAGGAGTACTAGTATATATGTCCTTAGTCCATATGCCTAATTCCCGGTCATTCTGGagtaaagatttaaaatttccaCAAGTAAGAAATGTCATGagtgtaaataaatttgaacagaTTCGCCAATACATTCATTTCAATGACAATCAAAGCTTTGTACCTAGATATCAACCTGGTCATGACCGACTTCACAAAATGAGACCTTTATGTGAttatttgaatgaaaaattttccTCTGTATCACTAGAGCAGCATCTTAGTATTGATGAGCAAATGTGCTTTACCAAAGTAAGGTATTATATGAAGCAATATATGCCTATGAAGCCTCATAAATCGGGCTTCAAATTTTTCGTATTGGCGGGGATCTCAGGCTATGCATTTAGATTTACACAGGTCAGGATAACTTACAAAGGTAGAATAACGAACCTGATCTGGGTTCTACTGGTAATATTGTGGTCAGATTATCAAGAATTATACCACGACAACAAAACTTTCGCTTATATCATGACAACTACTACACCAGCATTCCTCTTATGGTATATCTTGCCAAGAAAGGTATTTATTCATTGGGTACAGTTAGGCGCAATAGGGTAACGGACTGCAAACTTTCCAACGTAATATGGAAAGACAATAAGTATGTGGCTCTGATCTCTTCCTTTGCAGGGAAAGAGCCCTTAACAAAAGTCAACAGATATGACAgaaaagagaagaaaataattgaagTAGACTGCCCATATGTAATTCGAGAATAAAACAGGCACATGGGCGGGGTAGATTTATTAGACAGGATGATGGGATGATATAAAATACAACGAAAAGGTCGAAAATGGTACATAGGAATATTCTATCATTTCTTGGATTTGACCATTGTAAATGCTTGGCTTTTGTACAAAAGGGTATAccaagaaaaaggaaaaaaactctaaatttgGCAGACTTTAGGGCCGAGATTGCAAAATGTTAATGCAATGTAGAGAAGGGTGAATCTAATAAGTGTGGAAGGCCAAGCAGTAGTGTCGAAAACGAAATAGCGGCAAAGCGCAATCGAGGACCAACACAACATGTGCCTCCAAAAGAAGTACGCACAGATCAAGTTGCTCATTGGCCCGTcattgaaaatctaaaaatgagATGCAAGTACCCTAACTGTAAAGGCTTTACCCgcacaaaatgtgaaaaatgtggtgTCGCTTTATGCCTAAGTAaaaacaacaattgtttaaaaaaatttcataatgaataaatttagcACTGGAGTCATAATGTAGCCATTTGGCAACaatcagttttttcaaaataaaaataataatttttttcctaaaatttttttattaattttcctggCCTTTTGATCCTTAAGAACATTATTACacataaattaacttaaaagaaaaaatttatgcTTTTAAGGGTTAACAACTAgggaaagaaaaaaacaagtgaggtatgaatttattttttaatacttatgtCTTTTTGTTACGACTTTATACTATTTCAAGGTATTCAAACCATGATCCCGATTTAGAGCAATTTGATATAGCTTGcaaccataaaaataattcaaatttaaaatgtcagcAAGTGAGTCGAGAAGACGTAATTAAACTTCgggaagttttttttatagaaaatccaataaaacCGTTTAAGATAGAATTTTAGCGtcgtttagttttaaaataattaaatttattcgttaGTTTTAGTGTCGCAAGACTGATGGAAAACCTCACTCTTTTGCAATCAAATATTGCgtaaattaaactaaaagtgCTCAAATCCCCACGctgttatatacatttatttttatttaaaaaaaatatggatttgaatttttttttaccttttccccttttttttagaaatattcttTTCGGTAAAAACATAAAACGAAAGATTCAGTAGGAGTTGGCGTTCTGATTGACCGGATAATCGAAAGGTTCGATTCCTTGATTCTGATTCATTTGATTATTATAGCCATAAGCATATCTCTGAACCAGATCTTGAACGCCATTTCTAAAATGCAAAATGTTGTTATCCGTAATTTTTCTCACGTGTGGTAGTAGAcccttaaaaaatgacagatgaTCATCTTCTTTGGTTTCATTTATGTTTGCCCTCTTTGTTCTAATGAACTCCAATTTATGTTCCTCGATGGCCAATAAAgcatcaacattattttttcttttacggAGTCGGCCCTTTAAAACTGTTCGAGGTTCAGCAAAATGACTTGACGTGCCTGTAGGTGAATCCTCAGTGTTTTCGGAAGCAACAGAAGCAGGTGTCAATGGCTCGACATTCACGGGATCTTGTACATCGTCTATTGTTTCCGTCTCCACTCTATCGTCATCAGATTGCACGTCCGTAGCAAGCGATTCATCCAAAGAATCTACCAAATTTCCCGTTGCTTGTTGAGGCCTAAATTGATCCTTTAAGAataacaaacttttaaaatagggCCAGTGGGATTTAATTGCAATGTCCCCTGGATCACCAGACCGTGGAATGGGAAGTTTTTTCAGTTCTCTTTGGAAATAACCtcttaaatttttccatttagttTGGGCCACCTTCACtgcaaaaaaatggatttcagTTACGAATAAGCTATTTTTAacattgatttttgtttcagaagTGGTTCATTCGTTCATTTCTTCAAGGGAATCTTTCAAAAGCCTATCATTCACTTTTCGCATGGGGGCTACAACAGATGGATCAATTGTTAAAGAAACTGTTAACGTGGTATGGAATATATTACAGCCAATACACTTGCCAGTTCCAACACAGGatgatttcattaaaatcagtGAAGATTACATGAAAATctggaattttcccaattgcTTAGGTGCATTGGATGGCAAGCacgtaaaaattaaatgtcccAGTCATTCAGGAAGCAtgttctttaattataaaaaattattctcgATCGTTCTTCAAGCAGTCTGTGATGCAAATTATCGCTTTACTGTAATAGAGGTGGGAGGATATGGACGACAATCCGATGGTGGTACTTTTCAAAGTTCGGCTTTCTCTAAATTACTTTcaaagaaacaattaaatgtACCAACTGAACAGTCTCTACCACATACGCAAATTCGAATGCCATTTG is drawn from Anthonomus grandis grandis chromosome 1, icAntGran1.3, whole genome shotgun sequence and contains these coding sequences:
- the LOC126737544 gene encoding chondroadherin-like — encoded protein: MRLIIVPVLSILISVLSAISNQNSPLFSTGWYKQSRKGNKTNVKNVSSIGPSDFPDSEYLRIGGRIPVLYVNAVHDLVKLKYLSISSSGIVDVLPGAFNNLPNISKLNLKENGIKHIKTGVFNSLSLTYLYLNKNDISVIESGAFDDMTLLQKIKLNSNKISAWDSQWFKNTPSLTLIFARRNKITELPANAFKNLIESGQKTDLKLFLSKNNIIKIDPKAFSGIKQLGQLYLDRNKLTELDKNVFNELAIIEIISLAKNQLTYLPDELLSSLSVGTLNLSFNYKLRCISAEIVKKVRTVNMEKIKINCTCSKSLEKYAKKIIRSNACTNEA